From the Motacilla alba alba isolate MOTALB_02 chromosome 1, Motacilla_alba_V1.0_pri, whole genome shotgun sequence genome, the window AACTGAACCGATAGTGTTAAGTCCCTATGTCTGTATCACAGCCACTCCCAAAGTGCCTACTCCAGCAAGACTTGCTTACAAAAGCTAGCAAAGAGGTACAAACTGGTCCTAGACTAAAGGCAATCCCACACTGttgtttctgcttctcctctaaATTTAGAATATTTGTACACAAATAAGTTAGGGTGAGGATTCTCACTGCTAATACAACACTTTGGCAAGTGCAGGTACCACACAAGTTTGTCCTCAAGTAACTCATTTCTGTAGCCATTCCATGAGCCTTTTTCCTAGACCTGTTACTGATTTTAACATCAACTAGTTTGACAATCACcaagaattccttttttttaaatgaaccaCCTTCATTCAAACTCTAAGAATCCAAGGATTTTGAAAGACGGTGAAGAACAATGTTCTGCTACTGCTTTTGACATCGtgttttaaatagtttttcttaCTATCTCGGTACAAAAAGAACGCAGAAGATGAAGAGCTACCAACAACTATTTcaatttctgaaatacttaCTTATGATGACTGCTGCTGTGACGGTGAtgatggtggtgatggtggtggtgttttGAATGATGCTGGTCTTTCTCAGTAAGAGATGAGGATGAGGAGTTAGAATGTGAAGATCCCAGGCTCTTCCTCTGTTCTTTTGTCTTCTGTAGCACTCTCTTGTAGGACAGTGTGCAGAGCCAACACAACAACTTTCCATCAACCTTTTGAGAAATaattcatgttttatttccaagtaCATTGCACTAGAGAGATGTACTCAATATTTGCAAGATTTTGTTTCACTTCATCCATTATCTTTGGAAAAACAGACATCTTTGGTATGAAACATCGCTATTGTATCTGCAATATATGCAAGTTTCTTTGAGTAAAGAAAATCTTATTCCACTTGCCATTTAAAGCTATGCTAAAAAGAGTCCTAGCAATTTTTGGACCTGCTCTACAATGCAGAAATAAcaataactttttaaaaggaCGAGTCTTTTTTATGTGTTACTTGTACCAAGTAAATTCTTCTGTAAAAACAGCATTATTCTTGAGTTCACTCAAGAGGCTTTTGAGGTAATTTTCTCAGCACCTTCTGGAATGAGAAAGTGGCACTCACCAAAGCTATTTaacaaaacagaacacaaagCGCTGCTCAGAGCAGTCTACCTCTCTGGTGCTCTACTTAAAGGCAAGGCAGGCAAATAAGAAGAGGTAAAGTGACAGATTCAAGTTATGAACATACATGAGATCCAAACAGataggaaaacaaaagtaaaataaatatcaaaacaCAAGAAACCCCTGAGCTGCTTAACTTCTGATCCCCATCTACAATTGTCCGCTAACACTTTTAACTATTTTTAGAAGGGGtgatttaattaaaagttaGCTCAGTAGCTAAAATAACAATTGCAAGTTACaaaatttaattcaaatatTGTAAAGCACAGATCAGCAACTTTAATCCAGTATTAGAGAACTTAAGATACAGTCCTGTTAatctttctcttctgaaagaGGAACGCTATTGTCAGCCTAAGCCATGAGAGATGTGGAACAAAGCCtaccttccttcttccctcctcttttcGATCAAAAGCACATTGCTGTTTGCACTGCTCACAGGTCTGGGGCGGGCCATACTTCTTCTCTGAGTTGGTGCAACGCTGGCATTTTGTGCCAATAAATGCTGCAATAATGTTACAATACTGACAAGGCttgggctggaaaaaaaaaagttgaactGAAGTCAATACATTTGTATTTGCAGTAATGAAAACAGGTATTTCAATTCACACAGTGATGCTTCGAAACTGGAAGGGCTTCAAATAACCTACCATAAAGAACCTTTTTCCTACCATTTTTATCTTCAGTACCAAACCTTTCCTCTAAAATGATGCTTCTTCAAGGGTTAAAACCAGCCTGGACTTTCCATGAAAACCCAAGCACAataaaagaaacacacacaTCTATCTGGTTATTACCCTCTACACctactgctttttatttttttaaatatgttgacattttctctcagttttactACACTACTTAAGAAATTACTTACAGAACTTTACAAGAAGAGTAACCAAGTGACTTTTTTTCAGACTGGAAGTTTCTGATGGCATCCCTCTCCTTTGCACAGCTCAGGGATTCAATAACCCTACAGTTCCAAGATTAGTATCCTAATCTCTGCAATTCTGCAGGAAacttaaaacaaaccaaaaaaaccccaccaccaaACAAAAGCCAAGTTCAAGTCTATTTGATCTGAACTATCAGGTCAGGTTATCAACTTTTATATCATACACTCAAGTAGACTTAATAGAGTGCCgaaaaagaaaactgatatCAATTTTCATAGGTTAGAAGTGACTGATTATCTTCAGTGCAGTTCTGTTTTTTGATGAACTACTGATAAAATCATTGATGGCTCTGTCCTACAAttcattttgctgcattttaagcttttgaaagcatttctttgttCAGTTTACATACACATTCACAAAGTGCCTGACTACATACCAACAGCTATTACATTTCTCAAATAAGTTGAATTTCAACTAATGTGGTTTATGTCAAGTATAGGAAAGTTATGCCTTTTTGTTTCACAACAAGATTATCTTGCTACCTCCTAAAACTCCTATCTGCAGGGCAGCTCCGATACAATGTGTGCATTCACATAatagaaaaattcatttttccaaCAGAACTGAAGCTAAAATTCaatatgaaaaaatgcaaaattaacaTGAATGCAGATAATACTCAAAATTTTTCCTACTTATTAGCCCAACATGATTAACATGCATTTTTAAGGCTTACATAACATGAAGTATGTGGTATTACTAGATTTTCACATTTACCACTTGTTAAGAGCTAGTGGTCTTCCTGCCATGAAGCTTGTGCTTATGAGAATAGGTAGAGAATAACTTAATGTGCGTGGCATGAAGTAACATTGATTTGTTACAAATAGCTATATTGAAATTATTCTTAACTGTTAAGCTATATAGAACCCAAATGGATTTCAatttgggaaaagaaacagtaaCCCACAGAAGAAATCAAGAGATGTCAGACTTTTCCATCACCTTTCTGGATGGCCATCTATAATGTGAATTTgtctttggggcttttttgctcaaaagaaaataagaagattAGTTGCAAGAGAACTTTGTTTTTGGTTTGAAGCACAAACAAGCTCAACTTCAGCATAAAGAACCAAGTAACTACTCACTGTTCCAAACTGCTTCACGTTTTGGGCACATTTCTTGCATATTGTGTTGGTTTTGCTAAAGAGATGAGATAAAATGGCACAACATTGAATTAGGTGACGAACATGCACTTTGATATTCTTCCCCATGCAATTACTTGCAAACAGAATCAGAGAAgagttgggttggaagggacctccgGTCCAATCCCCCTGTCAAGGCAGAGTCACCTAGAGCGGGTGACACAGGAACGTGTACAGACGAATCCCGAGTGTCCCCAGAGAGGAGACCCCATCACCTCCctggaagcctgttccagtgctctgccaccctcagcgTAAATAAGTTCTTTCCCGTGTGGAGGGGAAACTTCTCCTGCTTTAGTTTATGGCCAGGGCTCCTCGTCCCGTCGCCGGGCACCACCGAAAAGAGCCTGGCACCATCCCCTTGGCACCCGCCTCGGAGATATTTATACACAttgatgagatcccctctcagccTGCTCTTCTCCGGACCggccaggcccagctcctgcaaCCGCGCTGGCGCCCGAGCAGAGGCTCTGCGTACCTCTCCTGCTGGAACTCGGAGCGGCAGTAGGTGCACTTCACGATGGGGTGGGCGATGCGGCACTCCTGCGGGGGAAGCGCCGCGTTACTGCCCGGCCGAGCCCCGGCCCGCGctccgcccccgcccgccgccccgccaacagccccggccggggccgccccgccgccgccgcaccttgcacagctgctggccctgggagAGCTCCTCGAACGGGTACCGCTGATTGCACTTGGTGCAGGCATAAAGCGCCGGGgcggccgccgcgcccgccgccgccatccGGCGGGGCGGACACGGGCGGGCCGAGGGAGGGGAATGGGGAGGTGCCGCCGGGGCGAGGGAAGGAgcggccgccggggccgccgaggaggagccgccgccgccgccgccgccgttccggtgccgccgccgccggtgCCGCCCTGGGCCccgcgcgccgcccgcccgcgtCCCCCTTGTGTCGGCGGCAGCGGCGTCACCCCGCGCGCGCCCCCcgcccttccctccctcactccctccctCCGCCCCGGGCCCGGGCTCGCGCTGCGCCCGCGCAGCCAATCGCCGCCCCGCGCCAAACCTGCCTTCGAACGCCGCCGCCCAATCGCcgcccccgccggccccgccgccgccaaTCCCGCCGCGGGCGCCCTGCCCTgcgccgggcggcggcggcgcccctGCTCTGCGATTGGCCGAGGCGCGGGGGCTCCCTCTGACAAAGGCCGGCCTCTTCCGCCCTCCGCGCGTGCCCACGCGCCGCccccccgcccgcgccgctgGCTTCAGGGGCCCGCCCGCCGCCTGTCCGTCTCGATTGGCTGAGCGGCGCCCTCGCTCTTTTTTTATTGGATAACTGCCCCGTCAATCGATCCCGAGAGGAAGACGGGGCGGGACCTACACGCGATTCTCCCTTCTCATTGGCAGGCTGGGATAGCAGTCAAGCGAGCCAGCGAGCCGCCGCGCGGGTGCCGAGCCTTAAAGTGACATGGGCTGGAGCGGGCTCCCTAATGGCCGACATGGCGGCAGCTAGCAGCGGCTATCCGCTCACGGTGAGGCTCGGAGGGTGCCCCCGCGGTGAGAAGCAGGACGGGCGGGCGGCTTGTGAAATACGAGGGGTAGCGGCcgggccgtgcggggccggcGGCTTGCTTGCCGGGAGCCGTACAGGCTGTGGAAGGTGGCTTGTCTGTTAAATgatgtgtctctgtgtgtgtgtgtgcgtatCTACACGTGTATGTAGGTGTTTATGTGTGCGTATGCAcgtttttgtgtgtgtatatatgtatacattTATGTGCGTGTATATacatgtgtatatgtgtgtgtataaattTGCATATATGTATGTGTAAACCTATGATGCATTCACACACGTTTTCTAAAGCGACAGAAAAAGAGATACTCTGCTATTGAAACCAACCCTCTTGCTCTCCCCATACCAGTGTCAGGAGATCCTGTTTGTAAGTGAATGGGAATAAATCGCTGACTTTGGTTTGTTCCCAGACGTGACCTGGCTTTGGGCACAGCTTTGGGCACAGCTTTGGGCACAGCTTTGGGCACAGCTGTTGGCGGGCAGGCGGGCCCAGCCCGACTCTCGCTGTGCACTGCTGGGCCAGCCAGGCGAGCCCGGAGCTCCCGGGGCAGAGCTGCGCgtctgtttctttctctttgtgggCTGGCAGCGTTGCTTTAAGCTCAGCTTTAGCTGCAGTCGATGCCCGTGCCCTTAGGCGTGTGTGGAGCCCCTGGCGGGTTGGGACAGGTGGCCACCTGCATACACGCTGGGGACCAGAATTCCCGTGCCCGCGTTGCTCCCAGGGTGTGGCGGAGCAGCGGGACACGTGGCTCAGCTGGCGGCAGGTGACACGAGGAAGgagcctgtgctgagctctggaCGGAGGCTGCCTGCCTCCACCGGCGTGATGCCTCAGACAGATTCCCAGCTGGGGCTCTTGTTTGAAGTTTTGGCACGATGTTCGCAGCTTTCTGGAATAAGTTGCAGGTTTAGTTGCTTTgccatgtttttcctttttttcgCGTGGGAAACTGTGTCTTACAGGTGCTTGGGAGGAGCAGAGATGGTGAGAAGGCTGCAGTGGGATGTCCTGCACGCAGTGCGAGGTCACTCTCGTGGGGGTTCATGGTTTGGGGTCTCACTGGCTGGGTGCTGAGCGCCCATTGTGGGGGTCTCTTTTGTGTGCCTCCTGCCTTGCAGTGTGCTCCCATGCTTACACCTGGACCAGCAAAGAGGAATTTGAGGACTCCTATCTCCTTTCCTGACCAAAATTGTTTCTAGCATGCCTGGAGAAACAAGGTCAGAAGACTTGTTTTAGTCTTCTGTAGGTAAATGTAGGCTGTTTAATTAATTTGGTTAGCCAAACAAaacttttgggggaaaaagtTGCCTACTGTAGACTTTCTGTATGtgttcaaaaaaagaaacaatctctaactttatatttttctgaactTTGAAAATAGTTGCTTTTAATACATCTGGCACGCTATGGCAGATAGTTGACAAAAATTACTGTATTGtgacaacatttttttcctccccgTTTGATGTAATTGCTTAACTAAGTTAACTTCTTAAATGTCTGCTTTTAACTAGAGATGTTATTGAAATGTAGAGTGCTCCTGACTCAGTCTATATcagggaggcacagccaggattTAATTTGGCCTGTGGGTGATAGGGGctgtccttccttccctgctttcctaGTGCACTAATGAGGGATGGTAGGCTGCTAATTGAGACTGTCTTTTCAAAATGGCTATGGAAGTTTGAATAACTGGGTACTCGGATGTTTTATAATCACTACATTCAGTATCTCATTATTCTGGGTTTTTCCCCATTCCCTACATAATTTtcctgggttatttttttttctttttttttaactgtgtgcAAAGACTACTGTGTGTCACTTAAAGCATTGCCAGGTattaagctttttttctttcttttttggttgTGAGCAGCCAGATGAGAACTTGCAATAGCACCTATTCTAATTTAATCCCTGGTTTAAAAACTTTCTGTAtgagtttgtcttttttttttttcccccaccacTGTGTTTAGCCTTTGAGAGCTTTGGGAGGTCCCTGTGCTGGTGATGTGTTGAGTTATCTCTGGTCTGTGTTTTTCATATTCCCTTCTAGCTGCTTGAGTAGGCAGCTGATATGCAGTGGTGAAAGCCATGAGTTTTGGAAGGCAGTGTTCTCTGACCTGTGGAGATAAAATGTGCTCGGCTCTCTGTTATGTAATAGGATGCACTTGGCCCCTTGTGGACTGTTAAGCTTCTTCATTTATTACTCTGAGGCTTTAGTGTGGCTTAAAGACTATGAGGAGTACCCTGAAAGAGAGGAGATGTAGTTAGCAAACATGACCTAGCTGAGATTCAGAATATAAGaatttcctgggtttttcttatttaatttttcacagttttccTGGGCATCAGAGCATGATACTCCCTGTGAGACTTTCGAAGAGCAGGAACaaatttcagtgatttttaatgATTTGAGAGATAggggagaagagcagagaatCACTGTGATGTTTGAGGTTTGCGAAGGGAGATTCCTTGATGCTGTTTCTTAAATTGTCCCAAAGTATTCAGTCAAATTATTTAAAGTCACCGTTTATGAAACGGAATATAAGCCACtcttttgcttaaaaata encodes:
- the FAM76B gene encoding protein FAM76B isoform X6 gives rise to the protein MAAAGAAAAPALYACTKCNQRYPFEELSQGQQLCKECRIAHPIVKCTYCRSEFQQESKTNTICKKCAQNVKQFGTPKPCQYCNIIAAFIGTKCQRCTNSEKKYGPPQTCEQCKQQCAFDRKEEGRRKVDGKLLCWLCTLSYKRVLQKTKEQRKSLGSSHSNSSSSSLTEKDQHHSKHHHHHHHHHRHSSSHHNSSINQSADSGGTDNFVLISQLKEEVMSLKRLLQQRDQTILEKDKKLTELKADFQYQESNLRTKMNSMEKAHKETVEQLQAKNRELLKQVAALSKGKKFDKSGNILTSP
- the FAM76B gene encoding protein FAM76B isoform X5 — translated: MAAAGAAAAPALYACTKCNQRYPFEELSQGQQLCKECRIAHPIVKCTYCRSEFQQESKTNTICKKCAQNVKQFGTPKPCQYCNIIAAFIGTKCQRCTNSEKKYGPPQTCEQCKQQCAFDRKEEGRRKVDGKLLCWLCTLSYKRVLQKTKEQRKSLGSSHSNSSSSSLTEKDQHHSKHHHHHHHHHRHSSSHHKISNLSPEQDQGLWKQSSSINQSADSGGTDNFVLISQLKEEVMSLKRLLQQRDQTILEKDKKLTELKADFQYQESNLRTKMNSMEKAHKETVEQLQAKNRELLKQVAALSKGKKFDKSGNILTSP
- the FAM76B gene encoding protein FAM76B isoform X3, giving the protein MAAAGAAAAPALYACTKCNQRYPFEELSQGQQLCKECRIAHPIVKCTYCRSEFQQESKTNTICKKCAQNVKQFGTPKPCQYCNIIAAFIGTKCQRCTNSEKKYGPPQTCEQCKQQCAFDRKEEGRRKVDGKLLCWLCTLSYKRVLQKTKEQRKSLGSSHSNSSSSSLTEKDQHHSKHHHHHHHHHRHSSSHHNHKSSAAIQNETPKKKPKLESKPSNGDSSSINQSADSGGTDNFVLISQLKEEVMSLKRLLQQRDQTILEKDKKLTELKADFQYQESNLRTKMNSMEKAHKETVEQLQAKNRELLKQVAALSKGKKFDKSGNILTSP
- the FAM76B gene encoding protein FAM76B isoform X4, with translation MAAAGAAAAPALYACTKCNQRYPFEELSQGQQLCKECRIAHPIVKCTYCRSEFQQESKTNTICKKCAQNVKQFGTPKPCQYCNIIAAFIGTKCQRCTNSEKKYGPPQTCEQCKQQCAFDRKEEGRRKVDGKLLCWLCTLSYKRVLQKTKEQRKSLGSSHSNSSSSSLTEKDQHHSKHHHHHHHHHRHSSSHHNHKSSAAIQNETPKKKPKLESKPSNGDSSINQSADSGGTDNFVLISQLKEEVMSLKRLLQQRDQTILEKDKKLTELKADFQYQESNLRTKMNSMEKAHKETVEQLQAKNRELLKQVAALSKGKKFDKSGNILTSP
- the FAM76B gene encoding protein FAM76B isoform X1, whose translation is MAAAGAAAAPALYACTKCNQRYPFEELSQGQQLCKECRIAHPIVKCTYCRSEFQQESKTNTICKKCAQNVKQFGTPKPCQYCNIIAAFIGTKCQRCTNSEKKYGPPQTCEQCKQQCAFDRKEEGRRKVDGKLLCWLCTLSYKRVLQKTKEQRKSLGSSHSNSSSSSLTEKDQHHSKHHHHHHHHHRHSSSHHKISNLSPEQDQGLWKQSHKSSAAIQNETPKKKPKLESKPSNGDSSSINQSADSGGTDNFVLISQLKEEVMSLKRLLQQRDQTILEKDKKLTELKADFQYQESNLRTKMNSMEKAHKETVEQLQAKNRELLKQVAALSKGKKFDKSGNILTSP
- the FAM76B gene encoding protein FAM76B isoform X2 yields the protein MAAAGAAAAPALYACTKCNQRYPFEELSQGQQLCKECRIAHPIVKCTYCRSEFQQESKTNTICKKCAQNVKQFGTPKPCQYCNIIAAFIGTKCQRCTNSEKKYGPPQTCEQCKQQCAFDRKEEGRRKVDGKLLCWLCTLSYKRVLQKTKEQRKSLGSSHSNSSSSSLTEKDQHHSKHHHHHHHHHRHSSSHHKISNLSPEQDQGLWKQSHKSSAAIQNETPKKKPKLESKPSNGDSSINQSADSGGTDNFVLISQLKEEVMSLKRLLQQRDQTILEKDKKLTELKADFQYQESNLRTKMNSMEKAHKETVEQLQAKNRELLKQVAALSKGKKFDKSGNILTSP